The Kineothrix sp. MB12-C1 genome includes a window with the following:
- a CDS encoding amidophosphoribosyltransferase, producing the protein MGGFFGVASKNDCMFDLFFGTDYHSHLGTRRAGMAVYGKKGFDRSIHNIENAPFRTKFDKDVNEMSGCIGIGCISDYEPQPLIVRSHHGTYAIETVGKINNLDSIVNHLFSNGHSHFLEMSGGDINATELVAAIINEKDNLVEGIKYAQEIIDGSMTILIMTPKGIYAARDRLGRTPVSIGKKEDAYCISFESFAYLNLGYMEERELGPGEIVIVTPEGMHTLSEPGTDMKICTFLWVYYGYPSSSYEGISVEGMRYNCGALLAKRDDANPDIVAGVPDSGTAHAIGYSNASGLPFSRPFIKYTPTWPRSFTPTIQSQRNLIAKMKLIPVHDLIQDKSLLLIDDSIVRGTQLRETTEFLYQSGAKEVHIRPACPPLLYGCKYLNFSRSTSEMDLITRRVIKELEREGKFTHLSAYADPETEEYKEMIGRISKELNFTSLRYHRLDDMIESVGIDRCKLCTYCWDGKE; encoded by the coding sequence TGGGTGGATTTTTTGGAGTAGCGTCGAAAAATGATTGCATGTTCGATTTATTTTTTGGAACGGATTATCATTCACATTTGGGAACAAGACGCGCCGGTATGGCGGTATATGGCAAAAAAGGATTTGATCGTTCAATCCACAACATCGAAAATGCACCATTTCGTACGAAATTCGATAAAGATGTCAATGAGATGAGCGGCTGTATCGGCATCGGCTGTATCTCTGATTATGAGCCTCAACCGTTAATCGTGCGTTCTCACCATGGAACCTATGCGATTGAGACAGTCGGGAAAATCAATAATCTGGACAGTATTGTAAATCATCTTTTTTCAAACGGACATTCCCATTTCCTGGAGATGAGTGGTGGAGATATCAATGCGACAGAATTAGTCGCTGCGATTATCAATGAGAAGGATAATCTGGTAGAGGGAATAAAATATGCGCAGGAAATCATCGATGGCTCTATGACCATACTGATTATGACACCGAAGGGAATCTATGCGGCGAGAGACCGTCTGGGAAGAACGCCGGTTTCTATCGGGAAGAAGGAAGATGCTTACTGTATCTCTTTTGAAAGTTTCGCCTATCTGAACCTCGGATATATGGAGGAAAGAGAATTAGGACCCGGTGAAATCGTTATTGTTACACCCGAGGGAATGCATACCCTGTCGGAGCCGGGTACTGATATGAAAATATGTACTTTTTTATGGGTATATTACGGTTATCCCTCCTCTTCCTATGAAGGAATCAGTGTGGAAGGGATGCGCTATAACTGCGGTGCGCTCTTAGCAAAGCGTGATGATGCCAATCCGGATATTGTAGCGGGGGTACCGGATTCCGGGACGGCTCATGCCATTGGTTACTCCAATGCGTCGGGACTGCCTTTTTCCAGACCTTTTATTAAATATACGCCCACATGGCCGCGTTCTTTCACGCCGACGATTCAGAGTCAGCGCAATTTAATTGCTAAGATGAAGCTCATCCCGGTACATGATTTGATTCAGGACAAGAGCCTTCTTCTTATCGATGATTCCATTGTTCGCGGTACTCAGCTTAGAGAGACAACGGAATTTCTCTATCAAAGCGGCGCTAAGGAAGTGCATATCCGTCCGGCATGTCCGCCTCTTTTATACGGATGTAAATATTTGAATTTCTCACGTTCTACCTCGGAAATGGATTTGATTACAAGGCGGGTTATTAAGGAATTAGAAAGAGAAGGAAAATTTACGCATCTTAGTGCCTATGCTGATCCGGAAACAGAAGAGTATAAAGAAATGATAGGACGTATCAGTAAAGAGCTTAATTTCACTTCCCTGCGGTATCATAGATTGGATGATATGATAGAGTCAGTGGGAATCGATAGATGTAAATTGTGTACCTATTGCTGGGACGGAAAAGAATAA